The Pseudomonas sp. GD03919 region TCTTCGCTGGGATGATTACGCATGGCATGCGGTGCCAGGTGACGGTAGTGGTGCAAGGCCGCTTCGTCGTCTGCTGCGAGCTTTTCCACCATCCAGTCGCGAAATTCCTTGGCCCAAGGCGTGATGACCTCCGGGCCGGCACGCCAGTTCAGCTCGCCCAGGTTGTGGGTGATGCTGCCCGAGCCAATCAGCAGAATGTCTTGTGCGCGCAGGCTGGCCAGCGCACGGCCTATACGGGTCTGCAGCTCGGGGCCGAGGTGGCTGGGCAGTGATAGCTGTAGCATGGGAATATCGGCGTTTGGGTACATCAGCGACAGCGGCACCCAGGCACCATGATCAAAGGGGCGCTGCGCATCGAGGTGCGCAGGCAGACCCACGTCGTTCAGTTGCTGGGCGATCTCCTCGGCCAGCTTCGGTGCGCCGGGGGCCGGATACTGCACGGCATACAGCTCGGCTGGAAAGCCGCCGAAGTCGTGCCAGGTCTGCGGGTGCTCGCCCGCCGTCAGCAACAGGCGCTGGCTTTCCCAATGCGCCGATACCACCACTATGGCGCTGGGTCTGGGGATGTCGGCAGCCTGTTTGCTAAGCGCCGGGCCACTGGCGCCGGGCTCCAGAGCCAGCATGGGGGAACCGTGGGAAATGAACAGCGAGGGCAGCATAACGACCTCCAGAGACGTGCCTGCATTCTCTCTGAGGTTTTAATCTATTAGTAATGATGTTTTCCGCGATATCAATCGACTGGTTAGATGTTTAGCGCAGGTTGTTGCGGATTCCACGCCATCCGGCCACCCAGTCCGCTCTCATCTGGCTAGGCATTCCACGGCCATCCGGCCGGGCAGTCGTCGCGCAGCGACGCAGGGGGCATTGTTAGTCTGAGGTGCCCGGTGTCGTCAATTTTTTCACCCGCTTGCGCATCGACTCACCCTTGCGGTTGATCCGATAAGCGTTGTGCACCAAGCGGTCGAGGATGGCGTCGGCCAGAGTCGGATCACCGATCAGTTCGTGCCAGTTGTCCACTGGCATTTGGCAGGTCACGATGGTCGAGCGCTGCTCGCTGGGCACTGCCGGCGGCGGTGGGAACAGCTGCAGTTCCAGCTCGGAATTGGACAACGAGCAGGGCCAGGCTGGAGTGCTGGCGGCAAAGCGGTTGAGGTAATCGTCGGTGACTACTGGTCAGACAAGCGCTGCGAAGAGGTAGAACGCCTGGTGGTGAGCAAAGGCCAACTGGCGCTGGCGGACTGCATCACCAACCAGGGCATCAGCCAGAAAACCTTCGACGCGCTGACCAGTCATGGCCACAACGTCGGCAACCCCTCTACATGCGCAAGCCGGGCCGTTGTCCTGATCAACCTGGGGCGAGTTGTCGAGGCTGCAACTAGCGGACGTAGTGCGCGAACTGGTCGAGGCGCCCGAGTTCAGCGATATGCTCGATGACCTGCTCGATGCCATCGGCAAGGGCCTGAACCTATCTGGCAACTGATCGGCGACCAGTTCTGGCCGACCCGCTACGAGCACCGCGACCCGCGCTGGTTCCAGTTCGACAAGGTCACCGGCCAGCGCCTAAAACTGTGCACCGATAACAGCGAAGGTCAGGAGATTCCGCCCGGC contains the following coding sequences:
- a CDS encoding DODA-type extradiol aromatic ring-opening family dioxygenase yields the protein MLPSLFISHGSPMLALEPGASGPALSKQAADIPRPSAIVVVSAHWESQRLLLTAGEHPQTWHDFGGFPAELYAVQYPAPGAPKLAEEIAQQLNDVGLPAHLDAQRPFDHGAWVPLSLMYPNADIPMLQLSLPSHLGPELQTRIGRALASLRAQDILLIGSGSITHNLGELNWRAGPEVITPWAKEFRDWMVEKLAADDEAALHHYRHLAPHAMRNHPSEEHLLPLFFARGAGGAFSVIHAGFTYGALGMDIYRFD